From a region of the Halomonas sp. HL-93 genome:
- a CDS encoding ArsJ-associated glyceraldehyde-3-phosphate dehydrogenase, translated as MTLRIGINGFGRIGRLAVRSLWAQVEAGEAEVARINDPGGDAATFAHLLEFDSVHGHWSPGGGISASQDAVLIDGDAIAFSANKEIMDSDWSGCDVVIECSGKMKTSAKLQAYFDQGVQRVVVSAPVKEEGVLNVVVGVNDHLYDPELHKIVTAASCTTNCLAPVVKVIQETFGIRHGSMTTVHDITNTQTILDAPHKDLRRARACGMSLIPTTTGSAKAITAIFPELEGKLNGHAIRVPLANASLTDMVFELEREVTVEEVNQALKHAADGALAGILGYEERPLVSIDYRTDPRSSIIDALSTMVINGTQLKLYAWYDNEWGYANRTAELALKVGGEQVERG; from the coding sequence ATGACACTGCGTATTGGTATAAACGGTTTCGGTCGCATTGGTCGATTGGCAGTGCGGAGTTTATGGGCGCAGGTAGAAGCAGGTGAGGCTGAGGTGGCGCGCATTAATGATCCAGGCGGTGACGCCGCGACCTTCGCACACTTGCTCGAGTTTGATTCCGTTCATGGGCATTGGTCACCGGGTGGAGGGATTTCTGCGAGTCAAGATGCCGTGTTGATCGACGGCGATGCCATCGCGTTTAGTGCCAACAAGGAGATTATGGATAGCGATTGGTCGGGTTGTGACGTGGTTATTGAGTGTTCGGGCAAAATGAAAACCAGCGCTAAACTTCAGGCGTATTTTGACCAAGGTGTTCAGCGCGTAGTGGTTAGTGCTCCGGTGAAAGAAGAGGGGGTGCTAAACGTGGTCGTCGGCGTGAACGATCATCTGTATGATCCTGAGCTGCACAAAATCGTAACCGCCGCCAGCTGTACGACCAACTGTCTGGCGCCGGTGGTTAAAGTCATTCAGGAAACCTTCGGTATCCGGCATGGTTCCATGACCACGGTGCACGATATCACCAACACGCAAACCATTCTGGACGCGCCACACAAGGACCTGCGCCGGGCGCGCGCCTGCGGCATGAGCCTGATTCCCACCACCACCGGTTCGGCAAAAGCCATCACCGCGATATTTCCCGAGCTGGAAGGCAAGCTGAACGGCCACGCGATTCGCGTGCCGCTGGCCAACGCCTCGCTCACCGATATGGTCTTCGAGCTTGAGCGCGAGGTCACCGTCGAGGAAGTCAATCAGGCATTGAAGCATGCCGCCGATGGTGCTCTTGCGGGCATTCTGGGCTATGAGGAACGCCCGCTGGTGTCGATCGATTACCGTACCGACCCGCGCAGCTCGATTATCGATGCGCTTTCCACCATGGTGATCAACGGTACACAGCTCAAACTCTACGCTTGGTACGACAACGAGTGGGGCTACGCCAACCGCACGGCCGAGCTGGCCCTGAAGGTAGGTGGCGAGCAGGTGGAGCGTGGCTGA
- the arsJ gene encoding organoarsenical effux MFS transporter ArsJ translates to MADSLLARVKALPFEVRQYMLITGNYWAFTITDGALRMLVVMHFHQLGYSPFEIAMLFLFYEAFGVVTNLVGGWLGARLGLNRTMNVGLGLQIIALAMLMVPASLLTVAWVMAAQALSGIAKDLNKMSAKSAVKVLVPSDSANANSALYRWVAMLTGSKNALKGLGFFVGGLLLTLIGFQAAVLVMAVMLGGVLALSLWRLKADLGRQKVKPKFSEIFSKSRAINVLSAARFCLFASRDVWFVVALPVFLYDQHGWSHWTVGGLLAVWIIGYGGVQTQAPKLTRLIKGDARSLTAGWAATLAGLAILLALLPLAEVEWLVVGLLAFGVLFAINSSWHSYLIVHYARADGVSMDVGFYYMANAMGRLIGTLLSGWLYMAYGLSACLWVSAALVASSALMALALPLGSYLARP, encoded by the coding sequence GTGGCTGATTCACTGCTTGCGCGCGTAAAGGCGCTCCCTTTCGAGGTGCGCCAGTACATGCTGATCACCGGCAACTACTGGGCGTTCACGATTACTGACGGCGCTTTGCGCATGCTGGTGGTGATGCACTTTCATCAGCTGGGCTATTCGCCGTTTGAAATAGCCATGCTGTTTTTGTTTTACGAAGCCTTTGGCGTGGTGACCAACCTGGTAGGCGGCTGGCTGGGTGCTCGGCTGGGACTCAACCGCACGATGAATGTGGGCCTGGGGCTGCAGATCATTGCCCTTGCCATGCTGATGGTACCTGCGAGCCTACTGACCGTTGCCTGGGTGATGGCCGCCCAGGCGTTATCGGGCATCGCCAAAGATCTCAACAAGATGAGCGCCAAGAGTGCCGTCAAGGTGCTCGTGCCCAGCGATAGCGCCAACGCCAATAGCGCGCTTTACCGATGGGTGGCGATGCTAACCGGTTCCAAGAACGCCCTGAAAGGGCTGGGCTTCTTTGTCGGTGGTCTGCTGTTGACCTTGATTGGTTTTCAGGCGGCGGTATTGGTGATGGCGGTCATGCTGGGGGGTGTGCTGGCGCTTTCGCTATGGCGACTGAAGGCGGACCTGGGGCGCCAAAAGGTAAAACCTAAGTTTTCCGAGATTTTCTCCAAATCGCGCGCCATCAACGTGCTGTCCGCGGCACGATTTTGCCTGTTTGCCTCCCGCGACGTGTGGTTCGTCGTGGCGCTGCCGGTGTTTTTATACGATCAACATGGCTGGTCACACTGGACGGTGGGCGGCTTGCTGGCGGTATGGATCATAGGCTACGGCGGAGTGCAAACCCAGGCGCCCAAGCTAACCCGGCTGATCAAAGGCGATGCGCGCTCGCTTACCGCAGGCTGGGCAGCGACGCTGGCGGGGCTCGCGATCCTGCTGGCGTTGCTACCCCTGGCAGAGGTTGAATGGCTGGTCGTCGGCCTGCTCGCCTTTGGTGTCCTGTTCGCGATCAATTCCAGCTGGCACAGCTACCTGATTGTGCATTATGCCCGCGCCGATGGCGTTTCCATGGACGTCGGCTTTTACTATATGGCCAATGCCATGGGGCGTTTAATTGGCACGCTGCTGTCAGGCTGGCTGTATATGGCATACGGGCTAAGTGCTTGCCTTTGGGTATCGGCGGCCTTGGTGGCTTCCAGTGCATTGATGGCGTTGGCACTGCCACTAGGCAGCTATCTAGCACGTCCATGA
- the arsB gene encoding ACR3 family arsenite efflux transporter: MSSLQDKASPSTADGMGLFERYLSLWVAFAIVAGILLGQLAPAVPQALSRFEVAQVSIPIAVLIWAMIFPMMAQIDFTAIAGVRRQPKGLTITTAVNWLIKPFSMFAIAWLFFMVIFRPFIPHELASEYLAGAILLGAAPCTAMVFVWSYLTRGDAAYTLVQVALNDLIMLFAFAPIVVFLLGISNIQVPWDTVALSVLLYIVIPLAAGYVTRQSLIKKHGAEWYDNVFMKRVGPITPIGLIITLVLLFAFQGEVILNNPLHIVLIAIPLIIQTFFIFFIAYGWAKAWRVPHNIAAPGAMIGASNFFELAVAAAIALFGMQSGAALATVVGVLVEVPLMLALVRIANNTRNQFHVG, encoded by the coding sequence ATGTCATCGCTGCAGGATAAAGCGTCGCCCTCCACCGCCGACGGCATGGGCCTTTTCGAGCGCTATCTCTCGCTGTGGGTCGCCTTTGCCATTGTCGCGGGTATCTTGCTCGGGCAACTCGCCCCGGCAGTACCGCAGGCCCTGTCACGCTTTGAGGTGGCCCAGGTCTCTATCCCTATCGCGGTACTCATCTGGGCCATGATTTTCCCCATGATGGCGCAAATTGACTTCACCGCCATTGCGGGAGTCCGCCGCCAGCCCAAAGGGCTGACCATCACCACGGCCGTCAATTGGCTGATCAAGCCCTTCTCCATGTTTGCCATTGCCTGGCTGTTTTTTATGGTGATTTTTCGCCCCTTTATTCCTCACGAACTAGCCAGCGAATATCTAGCGGGCGCGATCCTGCTAGGCGCCGCCCCCTGCACCGCCATGGTATTTGTATGGAGCTACCTGACACGTGGTGACGCGGCTTATACGCTGGTACAAGTCGCTCTCAATGATCTGATCATGCTGTTCGCCTTCGCTCCTATCGTGGTCTTTCTTCTGGGCATCTCCAACATTCAGGTGCCCTGGGACACCGTCGCGCTATCGGTCTTGCTGTATATCGTGATTCCCCTGGCGGCAGGCTACGTCACGCGGCAAAGCTTGATCAAAAAACACGGCGCCGAGTGGTACGACAATGTCTTTATGAAGCGCGTCGGCCCGATCACCCCGATCGGCCTGATCATTACCCTGGTGCTGCTGTTTGCCTTCCAGGGCGAGGTGATTCTGAACAACCCGCTGCATATTGTCTTGATCGCGATACCGCTGATTATTCAGACCTTCTTTATCTTCTTCATCGCTTACGGCTGGGCGAAAGCCTGGCGAGTCCCTCATAACATCGCCGCACCCGGGGCGATGATTGGCGCGAGCAACTTTTTTGAACTCGCGGTCGCGGCCGCCATTGCGCTATTCGGCATGCAGTCTGGCGCGGCACTGGCCACGGTGGTGGGTGTATTGGTCGAAGTACCGCTTATGCTTGCGCTGGTGAGAATTGCCAATAACACGCGAAATCAGTTCCATGTAGGATGA
- a CDS encoding arsenate reductase ArsC, translating to MAKRRVLFLCNANSARSLMGEALLRHLADDRFEAFSAGSEPDEPHALTLEALHKHGLPTEGLRSKPLDVFESETFDFVIVLCDKAQQACRDWQGKAGDVLFWDIRDPRLIGKADAYEQALLEIRRRLQLWLPLHKYN from the coding sequence ATGGCGAAGCGCCGCGTGTTGTTCCTTTGCAATGCTAACTCTGCACGGTCTCTGATGGGGGAGGCGCTGCTTCGCCATTTGGCAGATGATCGTTTTGAAGCCTTTAGTGCCGGTTCTGAACCCGATGAGCCCCATGCGTTGACACTTGAGGCGTTACACAAGCATGGGCTTCCTACCGAAGGCTTACGCAGTAAGCCGTTGGATGTATTTGAAAGCGAGACCTTCGACTTTGTCATTGTGCTGTGTGATAAGGCCCAGCAAGCCTGCCGCGATTGGCAAGGAAAGGCGGGCGATGTGCTGTTCTGGGATATTCGAGATCCTCGCCTGATTGGCAAGGCAGATGCTTATGAGCAGGCGTTATTAGAGATTCGCCGGCGCCTTCAGCTTTGGCTACCCCTCCATAAGTATAATTAA